One region of Manis pentadactyla isolate mManPen7 chromosome 9, mManPen7.hap1, whole genome shotgun sequence genomic DNA includes:
- the RAB29 gene encoding ras-related protein Rab-7L1 isoform X1: MGSRDHLFKVLVVGDAAVGKTSLVQRYSQDSFSRHYKSTVGVDFALKVLQWSDSEMVRLQLWDIAGQERFTSMTRLYYRDASACVIMFDVTNATTFSNSQRWKQDLDSKLTLPNGEPVPCLLLANKCDLSPWAVSRDQVDRFSKENGFTGWTETSVKENKNINEAMRVLIEKMMSNSREDMSLSSQGDYINLQTKSSSSWACC, translated from the exons ATGGGCAGCCGCGATCACCTGTTCAAAGTGCTGGTGGTGGGGGACGCCGCAGTGGGCAAGACATCCCTGGTGCAGCGCTATTCCCAGGACAGCTTCAGCAGACACTACAAGTCCACGGTGGGAG TGGATTTTGCTCTGAAGGTGCTTCAGTGGTCTGACTCAGAGATGGTGCGGCTGCAGCTGTGGGACATTGCAG GGCAGGAGCGCTTCACCTCTATGACACGACTATACTATAGGGATGCGTCGGCCTGTGTTATTATGTTTGATGTTACCAATGCTACAACCTTCAGCAATAGCCAGAGATGGAAACAGGACCTGGACAGCAAGCTCACACTGCCTAATGGAGAGCCTGTACCCTGCCTGCTCTTGGCCAACAAG TGTGATCTATCCCCTTGGGCAGTCAGCCGAGACCAAGTTGACCGGTTCAGTAAAGAGAATGGTTTCACAGGGTGGACAGAAACATCAGTCAAGGAgaacaaaaatattaatgaagCCATGAG agtCCTCATAGAAAAGATGATGAGCAATTCCAGAGAAGATATGTCTCTGTCCTCCCAAGGGGACTACATCAACTTACAAACTAAGTCCTCCTCCAGCTGGGCCTGCTGCTAG
- the RAB29 gene encoding ras-related protein Rab-7L1 isoform X2, translated as MGSRDHLFKVLVVGDAAVGKTSLVQRYSQDSFSRHYKSTVGGQERFTSMTRLYYRDASACVIMFDVTNATTFSNSQRWKQDLDSKLTLPNGEPVPCLLLANKCDLSPWAVSRDQVDRFSKENGFTGWTETSVKENKNINEAMRVLIEKMMSNSREDMSLSSQGDYINLQTKSSSSWACC; from the exons ATGGGCAGCCGCGATCACCTGTTCAAAGTGCTGGTGGTGGGGGACGCCGCAGTGGGCAAGACATCCCTGGTGCAGCGCTATTCCCAGGACAGCTTCAGCAGACACTACAAGTCCACGGTGGGAG GGCAGGAGCGCTTCACCTCTATGACACGACTATACTATAGGGATGCGTCGGCCTGTGTTATTATGTTTGATGTTACCAATGCTACAACCTTCAGCAATAGCCAGAGATGGAAACAGGACCTGGACAGCAAGCTCACACTGCCTAATGGAGAGCCTGTACCCTGCCTGCTCTTGGCCAACAAG TGTGATCTATCCCCTTGGGCAGTCAGCCGAGACCAAGTTGACCGGTTCAGTAAAGAGAATGGTTTCACAGGGTGGACAGAAACATCAGTCAAGGAgaacaaaaatattaatgaagCCATGAG agtCCTCATAGAAAAGATGATGAGCAATTCCAGAGAAGATATGTCTCTGTCCTCCCAAGGGGACTACATCAACTTACAAACTAAGTCCTCCTCCAGCTGGGCCTGCTGCTAG